A part of Primulina eburnea isolate SZY01 chromosome 10, ASM2296580v1, whole genome shotgun sequence genomic DNA contains:
- the LOC140842604 gene encoding LOW QUALITY PROTEIN: DNA glycosylase/AP lyase ROS1-like (The sequence of the model RefSeq protein was modified relative to this genomic sequence to represent the inferred CDS: inserted 2 bases in 1 codon; deleted 1 base in 1 codon), producing MTERSSRDNHVNRPNCSELGRSLGDYLQEIQCHLVPACSESGAMNFKVGGGFEAWQVDEAASRVHLNNSCSFTTWQASEATISRPCVDDVCGFNFCQPHNAVNSHFYEEDLCKYSGISVKDTGKWTTGCRADGTSSPSRILFDLNSSAIMIKDTSFINSKSDQFEPITPEKTNKAEYMQKYVVLDSNIDEVPVEKDSRENKISNDEVRQLREKVKNSKLDVDRFCATTSTQLQENHKPDKGRNKEANLTKTPQQRPRRRKHRPKVVIEAQPKRTPKPNKERPIVPKRVKKCNQRKRASITHDIPSEGESSGTDSSDEVPNSKNTPGRRREYGRTKGIDKPEPKMKSSTPKIRSLKSIDQTRSSCRRSLYFDLENLVREESSPCCSSANCDMELQEEMELAMKKNHMDAYELTSSSDHLLEEYLSRPNRKIPNLSPHKKMDSLDDHNLTNRNICTRGKCQILFSDATPDKEEITCRVTLKPSDCWTPKSPSDSNCRNTCMKRERQAGGLKRQYTSMAPETELCNSAFYNSLRSHFSMSSQNADNNDGTTTMHFPAIYKKKRTDKSQNRPTPGLHCTMTTSHTHVKLGNQPLDDSCRTLYTSKSYQGSFVSQSRAVYPKKHYLANDKTQNKEQISKSRLALGPTEWIKKKRSKGPARVQKLASLIEVCKELPASSCNAAPISRIDRKIGNLLEKQSCMETLTADICPKMTKKKRSKRSMLSNSTIKNITNQQKFTCNPYGPLFTITWKRKSLIDLDIEKLKQTAQKEKALIIHNVQHEENYALVPYQSGGAACPIXDSLLDQVKRRQHRPKVALDDETTRVWRLLLDNINSEGIDGTDEENTKWWEEERRVFNGRADSFIARMHLIQGDRRFSPWKGSVVDSVIGVFLTQNVSDHLSSSAFMSLAAHFPFKSKTNISELYDEKMTIKVEEPKACVPDPGETFISNTPLLNKPISGEDPEILKDFDCDDIKTVNTVDPPEKNFVDIIPHEDSRGLFSEISTNGSVVSDESITIKSMSLRGVQRESDDALSSQTSVISSQNSIDSPIVPTSQITESYLLSTSEEEPTAEVKRNKFSSATSFVKLLQMAGTMLHGMSEKGSHGKTLDASGEVQSERLTLNLQNENDFTSPAKPIMSYSYTSRVKGDQEPVTISPQNLMDVAGRSSKIDQSKMSDHKEVNSNSYDLDYHLSKLFNGQKAKKGRIGKEKRNPVDWDGLRKQARVGSKIREKLEDRLDSVDWDAVRCADVNEIAKIIKDRGMNNMLAQRIKGFLNRIVKDHGSTDLEWLRDIPPDKAKEYLLSIQGLGLKSVECVRLLTLHQLAFPVDTNVGRISVRLGWVPLQPLPESLQLHLLELYPVLESIQKYLWPRLCKLDQRTLYELHYQMITFGKVFCTKNKPNCNACPMRGECRHFASAFASARLGLPAPEEKNIVSAAKNEGADQKSTGGMNTLQLPSLQVNQYDAELKVSNTQPIIEEPTTPEPIIEVPVTPEPEHVQVPEFDIENPFHEDLGEIPTIQLNMEEFNHNLQKIMQQNAELQEKYMSKALVALNLQDASIPFPKLKNVSQLRTEHQVYELPDSHPLLEGMDKREQDDPSPYLLAIWTPGETLDSIEQPKRRCSFRDSKKLCTDETCSSCNSIREADSQTVRGTLLVPCRTAMRGSFPLNGTYFQVNEVFSDHESSLNPMDVPREWLWNMPRRTVYFGTSIPTIFKGLSTEGIQHCFWRGFVCVRGFDRRTRAPRPLIARLHFPASKLVRRKGKKDEN from the exons ATGACAGAAAGATCGAGTCGGGATAACCACGTTAACCGACCAAATTGTTCCGAACTGGGAAGGTCATTGGGTGATTATTTGCAAGAAATACAATGTCATTTAGTACCTGCATGCTCTGAATCTGGTGCGATGAATTTCAAGGTCGGAGGTGGTTTCGAGGCTTGGCAAGTGGATGAAGCCGCTTCCCGTGTTCATCTGAACAATTCATGCAGTTTCACCACTTGGCAAGCAAGTGAAGCCACCATTTCCCGTCCTTGTGTGGATGACGTCTGTGGCTTCAACTTTTGCCAACCGCACAATGCAGTGAATTCCCATTTTTATGAAGAGGATTTATGCAAATACAGTGGAATTTCGGTTAAAGACACCGGCAAATGGACCACGGGATGTAGAG CAGATGGAACTTCCAGCCCTTCTCGGATCCTTTTCGACCTAAATTCATCAGCAATAATGATTAAAGATACATCATTTATCAACAGCAAGTCAGACCAGTTTGAACCTATAACACCGGAGAAGACCAATAAAGCGGAGTACATGCAGAAATATGTTGTGTTGGATTCAAACATAGACGAAGTACCAGTGGAAAAGGATTCACGAGAGAACAAAATTTCTAATGATGAAGTAAGGCAACTTCGCGAGAAAGTAAAGAACTCTAAGCTGGATGTTGACCGGTTCTGTGCCACCACTTCCACCCAATTGCAAGAGAATCACAAGCCTGACAAGGGACGCAATAAGGAAGCTAACTTGACCAAAACACCACAGCAAAGGCCAAGGAGGAGAAAGCACCGGCCCAAAGTCGTAATAGAAGCCCAACCTAAACGTACTCCTAAACCAAATAAAGAAAGACCTATTGTTCCCAAAAGAGTCAAGAAGTGTAATCAAAGAAAAAGAGCAAGCATTACTCATGACATTCCATCAGAAGGGGAAAGCAGTGGCACAGATTCAAGTGACGAGGTTCCTAATTCTAAGAATACCCCAGGCAGAAGGAGGGAGTATGGGAGAACAAAAGGAATTGACAAACCTGAACCGAAAATGAAGAGTAGTACGCCAAAAATAAGAAGCCTAAAATCCATCGATCAAACCAGAAGTTCATGCAGAAGATCTCTGTATTTTGACTTGGAAAACCTAGTAAGAGAAGAAAGCTCCCCATGTTGTTCATCTGCAAACTGTGATATGGAATTGCAAGAAGAGATGGAATTAGCGATGAAGAAAAATCACATGGATGCTTATGAACTTACAAGTTCTTCTGATCATTTACTGGAAGAATATCTTTCAAGACCCAATAGAAAAATCCCAAACCTATCACCTCATAAGAAGATGGATTCTTTGGATGACCACAACCTTACAAACCGGAATATATGTACCAGAGGGAAGTGCCAAATATTATTCTCAGATGCAACACCTGACAAAGAGGAGATTACATGCAGA GTAACTCTGAAACCCAGTGACTGCTGGACACCTAAGAGTCCAAGTGATTCCAACTGTAGAAACACATGCATGAAACGGGAAAGACAAGCTGGAGGCTTAAAAAGACAATACACGAGTATGGCTCCTGAAACAGAACTCTGCAACAGTGCATTTTACAATTCCTTGCGGTCGCACTTTTCCATGTCATCACAAAATGCAGATAACAATGACGGCACTACCACAATGCATTTCCCAGCAATTTACAAGAAAAAGAGAACCGACAAGAGTCAAAATAGGCCAACGCCCGGCTTGCACTGTACAATGACCACCTCACACACTCATGTGAAACTGGGAAATCAACCTCTTGACGATTCTTGCAGAACGCTATACACATCAAAATCTTATCAGGGATCTTTTGTTTCTCAAAGTAGAGCCGTTTATCCAAAAAAACATTACCTTGCAAATGATAAAACTCAGAATAAAGAGCAGATATCTAAATCCAGGTTAGCTTTGGGACCTACAGAGTGGATTAAGAAAAAGAGATCTAAAGGCCCTGCTCGAGTACAGAAGTTAGCTTCCTTGATAGAAGTTTGCAAAGAACTGCCGGCTTCTTCATGTAATGCTGCACCAATATCAAGAATAGATCGTAAAATAGGAAACTTGCTGGAGAAACAGTCATGCATGGAAACCCTGACAGCTGACATCTGCCCAAAGATGACAAAAAAGAAGAGGTCGAAGCGAAGCATGCTTAGCAattcaacaataaaaaatattactaatCAACAAAAATTCACCTGCAACCCCTACG GACCACTCTTTACTATAACGTGGAAACGCAAGTCTCTGATTGATTTGGACATTGAGAAACTTAAACAGACAGCTCAAAAAGAGAAGGCACTTATCATTCACAATGTTCAACATGAAGAGAACTATGCCCTTGTTCCATATCAAAGTGGTGGAGCAGCTTGTCCCAT TGATAGTTTACTTGATCAAGTTAAAAGAAGACAACATCGGCCTAAAGTGGCCCTTGATGATGAGACAACGAGAGTGTGGAGACTATTGTTAGATAATATAAACAGTGAAGGCATTGATGGAACGGATGAAGAAAATACAAAATGGTGGGAAGAAGAAAGAAGAGTATTTAATGGAAGAGCAGACTCATTTATAGCCCGGATGCATCTTATACAAG GAGACAGACGCTTTTCTCCATGGAAGGGGTCTGTTGTTGACTCTGTAATTGGTGTTTTTCTCACTCAAAATGTTTCAGATCATCTATCCAG TTCTGCCTTCATGTCACTTGCTGCACATTTTCCCTTCAAGTCAAAGACCAACATTTCAGAATTATATGACGAGAAAATGACTATAAAGGTTGAAGAACCTAAGGCATGTGTACCGGATCCTGGGGAAACATTTATATCAAACACACCATTGTTAAATAAGCCAATTAGTGGAGAGGATCCTGAGATACttaaggattttgattgtgatgATATCAAGACAGTGAACACTGTTGATCCCCCTGAGAAGAATTTTGTCGACATTATCCCACATGAAGACTCCAGAGGCCTATTTTCAGAAATCTCCACAAATGGTTCAGTTGTGTCTGATGAATCTATCACAATCAAGTCAATGAGCTTGAGAGGGGTCCAAAGAGAATCGGATGATGCACTTTCTTCTCAGACTTCAGTCATTTCTTCTCAGAACTCCATTGATTCCCCCATTGTACCAACCAGCCAAATAACTGAATCTTACTTATTGAGCACCTCGGAAGAAGAGCCCACTGCTGAAGTAAAACGAAATAAGTTCTCCAGCGCTACTTCTTTTGTCAAGCTGTTACAGATGGCCGGAACAATGCTCCACGGTATGTCTGAAAAAGGCAGTCATGGGAAAACGTTGGATGCAAGTGGAGAAGTACAGTCAGAAAGGTTGACCCTAAACTTGCAAAATGAGAATGATTTTACATCCCCTGCAAAACCAATTATGTCATATAGCTATACTTCACGTGTGAAGGGAGACCAAGAACCAGTAACAATCAGTCCACAAAATTTGATGGATGTTGCAGGTCGTAGTAGCAAAATCGATCAATCCAAAATGTCTGACCATAAGGAAGTTAACTCAAATTCATACGACCTTGATTATCATCTTAGCAAGTTATTTAATGGACAAAAAGCAAAAAAAGGAAGAATAGGAAAAGAGAAACGGAACCCAGTTGACTGGGATGGGTTGAGAAAACAAGCACGGGTAGGAAGCAAAATAAGGGAGAAACTGGAAGACAGATTGGACTCTGTGGATTGGGATGCTGTTAGATGTGCAGATGTTAATGAGATTGCCAAAATTATCAAAGACAGAGGAATGAacaacatgctagcacaaaGAATCAAG GGATTCCTCAATCGCATTGTCAAGGATCATGGAAGCACTGATCTGGAATGGCTGAGGGACATTCCACCAGACAAAGCAAA AGAGTATCTGCTGAGCATTCAGGGATTAGGTTTGAAGAGTGTAGAGTGTGTGAGGCTTCTGACACTTCATCAACTTGCCTTTCCT GTTGACACAAATGTCGGGCGTATATCAGTACGACTAGGGTGGGTTCCTCTTCAGCCATTGCCTGAGTCACTTCAGCTGCACCTACTAGAACT GTACCCGGTGCTGGAGTCCATACAAAAATATTTGTGGCCTAGGCTATGCAAACTTGATCAAAGAACACT ATATGAGCTGCATTACCAAATGATTACTTTTGGAAAG GTATTCTGCACAAAAAATAAGCCAAATTGCAATGCATGTCCAATGAGGGGAGAATGCAGACATTTTGCTAGTGCATTTGCAAG TGCGAGACTTGGTTTACCAGCACCAGAAGAGAAAAACATTGTGAGTGCAGCAAAAAACGAAGGAGCAGATCAAAAGTCAACTGGAGGAATGAATACCTTGCAATTGCCTTCACTTCAAGTTAATCAGTACGATGCAGAATTGAAAGTTAGCAACACTCAACCCATTATTGAAGAACCAACTACACCAGAGCCTATTATTGAAGTGCCAGTAACTCCAGAACCAGAGCATGTGCAAGTTCCAGAATTTGACATCGAGAACCCTTTCCACGAAGATCTTGGTGAAATCCCTACTATCCAACTCAATATGGAAGAGTTCAATCATAATTTGCAGAAAATAATGCAGCAAAATGCAGAACTTCAGGAGAAATATATGTCAAAAGCCTTGGTAGCTTTAAATTTGCAAGATGCTTCCATCCCCTTTCCCAAACTTAAAAATGTGAGCCAACTAAGAACAGAACATCAAGT CTACGAGCTTCCAGATTCACACCCTCTCCTTGAAGGG ATGGACAAACGAGAACAAGATGATCCTTCCCCTTACTTACTTGCAATATGGACACCAG